In one Chitinophaga sancti genomic region, the following are encoded:
- a CDS encoding LysR substrate-binding domain-containing protein: MELRQLRYFVKTAEILNFTEAASMLYISQSTLSQQVKQLEEELNTPLFDRIGKKVMLTEAGKLFLPYARQSIQNAEDGQHLLEDLQELHTGELAIGVTYGLQSLLTRTIIEFSARYPQIKIILTSGPSQDLLEKLRQVQLDFVLSFTPAQKNDLLISQTLFESRLSLIVPVNDPLTQRKSVDIKEVETLPLLMPSKGFNTRSFLDLVFEKNKIYPDIKMELSDISILLQLVATGRWYTVLTTASLVGQTEVQAVRITGKEMSRQATISWPANAYRKKAAIVFAEMLQRFGGE; the protein is encoded by the coding sequence ATGGAACTACGACAGTTGCGCTATTTCGTGAAAACGGCCGAAATTCTGAACTTCACAGAAGCGGCAAGTATGCTTTATATCAGTCAAAGTACCCTTTCTCAGCAGGTCAAACAACTGGAAGAAGAACTGAACACCCCACTTTTTGACCGGATTGGCAAAAAAGTGATGCTCACAGAGGCCGGGAAGCTCTTCCTCCCCTATGCCAGGCAGAGTATTCAGAATGCTGAAGATGGTCAGCACCTGCTGGAAGACCTGCAGGAACTGCATACCGGCGAGCTGGCTATCGGGGTCACTTATGGCTTGCAGTCGCTGCTTACACGCACGATTATTGAGTTCTCTGCCCGCTACCCCCAGATCAAGATCATCCTGACCTCCGGTCCTTCCCAGGATTTACTGGAGAAACTACGGCAGGTACAGCTGGACTTCGTACTTTCCTTCACCCCCGCGCAAAAAAATGACCTGCTCATTTCACAAACACTGTTCGAATCCCGTTTATCCCTCATTGTTCCTGTCAATGATCCGCTCACACAAAGAAAAAGTGTAGATATAAAAGAAGTGGAAACGCTGCCACTGCTAATGCCATCCAAAGGCTTTAATACCAGGAGTTTCCTGGACCTGGTGTTTGAGAAGAATAAGATCTATCCTGATATTAAAATGGAACTAAGCGACATCAGTATATTATTACAACTGGTGGCCACAGGGCGCTGGTATACGGTATTGACCACCGCATCGCTGGTAGGACAAACTGAGGTACAGGCCGTGAGGATCACGGGAAAAGAGATGAGCAGACAAGCCACCATCTCCTGGCCGGCCAATGCTTATAGAAAGAAAGCAGCAATTGTATTTGCGGAAATGCTGCAAAGATTTGGAGGAGAATAA
- a CDS encoding Gfo/Idh/MocA family protein, translating into MNTSRRKFLRSATTIVAGAGLATALPSSLRAMAPSDRINIAAIGINGMGWSDLSAMLKNPAAACVALCDVDKNVLDKRAAELAAKGINVKTYGDYRQLLDNKDIDAVIIGTPDHWHCIQMADAVSAGKDVYVEKPIGNSISEIRAMVEAQERTQKVVQVGQWQRSMQHFNDAIAFVHSGQLGQIRLVKAWAYMGWMHSIPVLPDSAPPAGVDYQSWLGPAEKRPFNPNRFHFNFRWYWDYAGGLMTDWGVHLLDYALLGMKATEPISIMAAGGKFAYPDDAAETPDTLTTVYQFEGFNIQWEHATGINGGPYGRDHGIAFIGNKGTLVLDRGGWEVIPEKEDGKDKMEAVPRRLKSDNGLDKHATNFLDVIKSRKLEDLHAPIQVGAHVAKVAQMGNIAYKTGLKLHWNTERQRFKEKAGNKLIMADYHNGYHLPHS; encoded by the coding sequence ATGAACACATCGCGTAGAAAATTCCTCCGCTCCGCCACCACCATTGTAGCGGGTGCCGGACTAGCCACCGCCCTGCCATCGTCCTTGCGTGCCATGGCCCCCAGTGACCGGATCAACATCGCTGCCATCGGCATCAATGGCATGGGCTGGTCTGACCTCAGCGCCATGCTGAAAAACCCGGCCGCCGCCTGCGTTGCCCTCTGTGATGTAGACAAAAACGTGCTGGACAAAAGAGCTGCCGAACTGGCTGCCAAAGGCATCAACGTCAAAACCTACGGCGACTACCGCCAATTGCTGGACAACAAAGACATTGATGCCGTCATCATCGGTACGCCAGACCACTGGCACTGTATCCAGATGGCAGACGCCGTATCTGCCGGCAAAGATGTGTATGTCGAAAAGCCCATCGGCAACTCTATCTCCGAAATCCGGGCCATGGTCGAAGCACAGGAGCGCACCCAAAAAGTGGTGCAGGTAGGCCAGTGGCAGCGCAGCATGCAGCATTTTAATGACGCAATCGCCTTTGTCCACAGCGGTCAGCTGGGCCAGATCCGCCTCGTAAAAGCCTGGGCCTATATGGGCTGGATGCATTCCATCCCCGTATTACCCGACAGTGCGCCTCCTGCCGGCGTAGACTACCAAAGCTGGTTAGGCCCGGCAGAGAAAAGACCTTTCAATCCTAACCGCTTCCACTTCAATTTCCGCTGGTACTGGGATTATGCAGGTGGCCTGATGACTGATTGGGGCGTACACCTCCTGGATTATGCCTTACTCGGTATGAAAGCCACCGAGCCCATTTCCATCATGGCTGCCGGGGGTAAATTCGCCTACCCGGATGATGCCGCCGAAACCCCGGATACCCTCACCACCGTCTACCAGTTCGAAGGCTTCAATATCCAGTGGGAACACGCCACCGGTATCAATGGCGGTCCTTACGGCAGGGATCACGGCATTGCCTTCATCGGCAACAAAGGTACCCTGGTACTGGACAGGGGTGGCTGGGAAGTTATTCCCGAAAAAGAAGACGGAAAGGACAAAATGGAGGCCGTGCCCCGCAGGCTGAAATCCGATAACGGGCTGGATAAGCATGCCACGAATTTCCTGGATGTAATTAAGTCCCGCAAACTGGAAGACCTTCATGCCCCGATACAGGTTGGCGCACATGTAGCTAAAGTGGCTCAAATGGGCAATATAGCCTATAAAACGGGCTTAAAACTCCATTGGAACACTGAGCGCCAGCGTTTCAAAGAAAAAGCCGGAAATAAGCTGATAATGGCCGATTACCATAACGGTTATCACCTGCCTCATTCCTAA
- a CDS encoding GNAT family N-acetyltransferase has protein sequence MLEIVEVKKEDVKRLEQVKGLFREYANWLSVDLSFQRFEEELSNLPEPAYVAPEGAVFLALVDGLPAGCVAVRAFENSTCEMKRLFVRDAFKGHGVGKALAASAIEAGRKLGYKRILLDTLAHMRRAIDLYTGLGFRPIAAYYDNPISDAVYLSMSLETETESTGNAA, from the coding sequence ATGTTGGAAATTGTAGAAGTAAAAAAGGAAGATGTAAAAAGACTGGAGCAGGTAAAAGGCCTCTTCAGAGAGTATGCTAACTGGCTGAGTGTAGACCTGAGCTTTCAGCGTTTCGAAGAAGAATTAAGTAACCTGCCGGAACCAGCTTATGTAGCGCCAGAGGGTGCAGTGTTTTTAGCCCTGGTAGATGGGCTACCTGCCGGTTGTGTTGCAGTAAGGGCTTTTGAGAATTCAACCTGTGAAATGAAGCGCCTGTTTGTAAGGGATGCTTTTAAAGGTCATGGTGTAGGCAAAGCGCTGGCCGCAAGTGCCATTGAAGCGGGTAGAAAACTGGGTTATAAAAGGATACTGCTGGATACCCTGGCCCATATGCGCCGTGCAATTGACCTCTATACAGGATTGGGTTTCAGACCGATTGCGGCTTATTATGACAACCCGATCAGCGACGCTGTATACCTGTCTATGAGCCTTGAGACAGAAACTGAGAGTACAGGCAACGCAGCCTAA
- a CDS encoding MFS transporter has protein sequence MQAVADPRVYRMRPDRQKAVKGCLRYTRIKFGIFLSGLSVFAQLYLFQPMLTLLCKEFDITPAHSSLAVSACTVGMASGLFLFAFKADRFPRKKLMVSSMILSTILTLISATVRNFELLIAINFLKGIVLSGVSAVALAYLSEEVDAKSLGQSISLYLAGNTMGGMMGRVGATLMSGWWGWQWATVGIGAGSLILGLVFAHVFPESRHFSPGKVQTRKKLEHMGQFLRDPLIVRLYFVAALIMGAFVSVYNYLGFRLEGAPFYLPHYLIAFIFLMYTTGVAGSLVTGKWSDRHPADKILRVFMLLLVPGLLFLLTKSVGLIIIGLGIFTFAFFGAHTMASRMVAQQAKHGKSTATSLYWLFYYLGSSLVGSTTGLALQKWNWEIFIGVLFLLVLGSLLLVKPKK, from the coding sequence ATGCAAGCGGTAGCAGACCCCAGGGTGTACAGAATGCGCCCTGACAGACAGAAAGCGGTGAAAGGATGTTTACGGTATACTCGTATCAAATTTGGTATCTTTTTGTCAGGTTTGTCGGTTTTTGCGCAATTATACCTGTTTCAGCCGATGCTGACTTTATTGTGCAAGGAATTTGACATCACGCCTGCCCATAGTAGCCTGGCAGTATCTGCCTGTACTGTGGGTATGGCGAGCGGCTTGTTTTTATTTGCCTTTAAAGCAGACCGTTTTCCAAGAAAAAAACTGATGGTGAGTTCAATGATCCTCTCTACCATCCTTACACTGATATCAGCGACTGTCAGGAACTTTGAATTGCTGATTGCAATTAATTTTCTGAAGGGGATTGTATTAAGTGGGGTATCTGCGGTGGCGCTGGCTTATTTATCAGAAGAGGTAGATGCGAAATCATTAGGTCAGTCTATCAGTTTATACCTGGCCGGTAATACAATGGGTGGGATGATGGGACGTGTAGGCGCCACCCTGATGTCTGGCTGGTGGGGATGGCAATGGGCAACAGTAGGTATCGGTGCAGGTAGTTTGATATTGGGTCTTGTGTTTGCACATGTGTTCCCTGAATCCAGGCACTTTTCTCCCGGAAAGGTACAGACCCGGAAGAAACTGGAACATATGGGTCAGTTTCTGCGTGATCCCCTGATCGTTCGTTTATACTTTGTGGCGGCCCTGATCATGGGTGCGTTCGTAAGTGTCTATAACTATTTAGGGTTCCGTTTGGAAGGTGCGCCTTTCTATTTACCACATTATCTGATCGCATTTATCTTTTTGATGTATACAACTGGTGTAGCGGGTTCATTGGTAACAGGAAAATGGTCCGACAGGCATCCTGCAGACAAAATTCTTCGTGTGTTCATGTTGTTGCTGGTACCTGGTTTATTATTCTTACTGACTAAAAGTGTCGGCTTGATAATTATAGGATTGGGCATCTTCACATTCGCTTTCTTTGGTGCACATACCATGGCGAGCAGGATGGTAGCGCAACAGGCAAAGCATGGGAAGAGTACGGCAACATCTTTATACTGGTTGTTCTATTACCTGGGATCCAGTCTGGTGGGTAGTACTACGGGTTTGGCCTTGCAGAAATGGAACTGGGAAATATTTATCGGGGTGTTGTTCCTGCTGGTGCTGGGATCCCTTTTATTAGTAAAGCCTAAAAAATAA